A single genomic interval of Asinibacterium sp. OR53 harbors:
- the gndA gene encoding NADP-dependent phosphogluconate dehydrogenase has product MSYSRNVAFIIMGVSGVGKTTIGKLLSQKTHIPFFDADDFHSEENIAKMRSGEALTDEDRSDWLHKLNAMLLKQLQQDSCILACSSLKQTYRDTLSANCTSQIKFIHLFGSFEKISAQMKSRKDHFISPSLLQSQFDALENPVNAIHISIDQNPSVMVEEIHQQLFSKSEIGIIGLGVMGKSLCRNFAGHGFNISMYNRHLQGVEENVAVRFQQQYPELNKALPFDSIEPFINSLQTPRKIIIMVNAGAATDDVIQKITPYLSAGDVVVDGGNTYFEDTERRQTSFSRQDVFFIGCGISGGEEGALKGPSLMPGGNKAGYEMVQPYLEAIAAKDHQQNPCCAYIGEGGSGHFVKMIHNGIEYVEMQLLAEVYQVLRQDGKNPDAIAAVFEAWKKEGVDSYLLDITIDILKEKEGDKWLLDQIVDEAQSKGTGNWAAIEITKQHVPATLIATSLYARYESAYKDLRVALNALYPVPHNIKSPIAVDLLREAYELARIINHFQGFWVITEAFKNHGWQTNMSEIARIWTNGCIIRSGLMQELITVFNTTDNMLLSDLLHQRIGRLKPSLSKAVSYAIENEIAVPCLSEAINAFNAITTAQSPANLLQAQRDYFGAHTFQRYDAPGGNFFHYQWKKS; this is encoded by the coding sequence ATGAGTTATTCAAGAAATGTTGCATTCATTATCATGGGTGTTTCAGGCGTAGGCAAAACAACCATTGGTAAGCTGTTATCTCAAAAAACGCATATCCCTTTTTTTGATGCAGATGATTTTCACAGCGAGGAAAATATTGCAAAAATGAGATCAGGGGAAGCGCTTACCGATGAGGATCGCAGCGACTGGTTGCATAAGTTGAATGCTATGCTGCTGAAACAATTGCAACAAGACTCCTGCATATTGGCCTGTTCTTCATTAAAACAGACATACAGGGATACTTTATCTGCTAATTGTACAAGCCAAATAAAATTCATTCATTTATTTGGTTCATTTGAAAAGATTTCTGCACAAATGAAGTCAAGGAAAGATCATTTTATTTCTCCTTCTTTACTTCAGTCGCAGTTTGATGCGTTAGAGAACCCGGTTAACGCTATTCATATTTCAATTGATCAAAATCCATCGGTTATGGTAGAAGAAATTCATCAGCAATTGTTCAGCAAATCTGAAATAGGGATCATTGGTTTGGGGGTGATGGGTAAAAGTTTGTGCCGGAATTTTGCCGGACATGGATTCAATATTTCCATGTACAACCGCCACCTGCAAGGTGTTGAAGAAAATGTGGCGGTTCGTTTTCAACAGCAATACCCCGAATTAAATAAGGCTTTGCCTTTCGATAGTATCGAACCATTCATCAACTCGCTGCAGACACCAAGGAAAATCATCATCATGGTGAATGCAGGCGCTGCAACAGATGATGTGATCCAAAAAATTACACCCTATCTTTCCGCGGGCGATGTGGTGGTGGATGGGGGGAATACTTATTTTGAAGACACGGAAAGGCGACAGACCTCTTTCAGCCGGCAAGATGTTTTCTTCATCGGCTGTGGTATATCGGGCGGAGAAGAAGGCGCTTTAAAGGGACCATCCCTGATGCCCGGCGGTAATAAAGCAGGATATGAAATGGTACAACCTTATTTGGAAGCCATTGCTGCAAAGGATCACCAACAGAACCCCTGTTGCGCTTATATTGGTGAAGGAGGCAGCGGTCATTTTGTAAAAATGATCCATAATGGGATCGAGTACGTGGAAATGCAATTGCTGGCTGAAGTGTACCAGGTATTGAGACAGGACGGAAAGAACCCCGATGCCATTGCTGCTGTTTTTGAAGCATGGAAAAAAGAGGGGGTGGACAGTTATTTATTGGACATCACCATTGATATTTTAAAAGAAAAGGAAGGGGATAAATGGCTGCTCGATCAGATCGTCGACGAAGCCCAAAGTAAGGGAACCGGTAATTGGGCTGCTATTGAAATAACCAAACAACATGTTCCTGCTACATTAATTGCCACATCACTTTATGCGAGGTATGAATCGGCATACAAAGACCTCAGGGTAGCATTGAATGCATTGTACCCGGTTCCTCACAATATTAAAAGTCCCATTGCTGTTGATCTGTTGAGGGAAGCATACGAACTGGCAAGGATCATTAATCATTTCCAGGGTTTCTGGGTCATTACCGAAGCCTTCAAAAACCACGGCTGGCAAACCAATATGAGTGAGATCGCCCGGATATGGACAAATGGGTGCATTATCCGCTCGGGTTTGATGCAGGAATTGATAACAGTCTTCAACACTACAGATAATATGCTGTTATCAGACCTGTTGCATCAAAGGATCGGGCGGTTAAAACCTTCCTTAAGTAAAGCGGTGAGCTATGCAATAGAAAATGAAATAGCTGTTCCCTGTCTCAGCGAAGCCATCAATGCATTCAATGCAATTACAACGGCCCAATCACCGGCCAATTTATTACAGGCACAGCGGGATTATTTCGGGGCACATACATTTCAGCGTTACGATGCTCCCGGCGGCAATTTTTTTCATTACCAATGGAAAAAATCATAA
- a CDS encoding thiamine pyrophosphate-dependent enzyme, giving the protein MLKPAILLQAYELMATARAMSDLYDTNRTVCKYVHSTSRGHEAIQLATGMQLQACDWMSPYYRDDSLLLATGFTSYELMLQLLAKKDDPFSGGRSYYCHPSSKAPDKPSIIHQSSATGMQTIPTTGLAQGIQFLEKTFPEKLGRTTEGYLPIALCSFGDGSATEGEVSEALQFAALKQLPIVYLVQDNQWSISASVDEVRAMNVFDYVAGFKGLKRLQCDGSDFEQAYATMQEAVVYARTERKPVLVHATVPLLGHHTSGVRKEFYRSKEDLAAHTLNDPFAKLRHILLAIGFTEWELELIETEAICKVAQDFEKAMQAEEPLPGTVTDHVFAPTMVTKETGERTPAGGEKVMMVDAALHAVEEIMEKYPEAILYGQDVGARLGGVFREAATLGEKFGAHRVFNTAIQEAYIAGSTAGLSALGLKPIVEVQFADYIYPALNQLVTELSKSCYLTNGKFPVQMVLRVPIGAYGGGGPYHSGSIESTLLSIKGIKVAYPSNAADMKGLMKAAFLDPNPVIMLEHKGLYWSKVPGTEEARTIEPDKDYILPLGQASLVLQANTDKIQQGETVCIITYGMGVYWAKAAAEKYPGQVEVMDLRTLYPLDEKAVYELVQKHGKVLVLTEEQQSHSFAESLALRIYNHCYHFLDARIEVLGALDLPAVPINLAMEAEMLPSPAKVAERIAKLLQS; this is encoded by the coding sequence ATGCTGAAACCCGCGATACTATTGCAGGCCTATGAACTCATGGCTACCGCAAGGGCTATGAGTGATCTATACGATACCAACCGCACTGTTTGCAAATACGTTCACTCCACTTCACGCGGGCATGAAGCCATTCAACTGGCAACAGGCATGCAATTGCAGGCTTGTGACTGGATGAGCCCGTATTACCGCGATGACAGCCTCTTACTGGCAACAGGCTTCACGTCTTATGAATTGATGCTGCAGCTATTGGCTAAAAAGGACGACCCATTCTCTGGCGGCCGGTCCTATTATTGCCATCCCAGCAGCAAAGCTCCGGATAAACCATCGATCATACACCAGAGCAGCGCTACGGGCATGCAAACCATCCCTACAACCGGACTGGCGCAAGGCATACAGTTCCTGGAAAAAACCTTTCCTGAAAAATTGGGCAGAACTACCGAAGGATATTTACCTATTGCACTTTGTTCTTTTGGAGATGGCAGCGCAACAGAAGGAGAGGTGAGCGAAGCCCTTCAATTCGCCGCTTTGAAACAACTGCCCATTGTATACCTGGTGCAGGACAATCAATGGAGCATCAGCGCTTCGGTGGATGAAGTGAGGGCTATGAATGTATTTGATTATGTGGCCGGCTTCAAAGGACTGAAGCGCCTGCAATGCGATGGCAGCGATTTTGAACAGGCTTATGCAACCATGCAGGAAGCGGTTGTCTATGCCCGTACAGAACGGAAGCCGGTATTGGTTCATGCAACGGTGCCTTTACTGGGACATCATACCAGCGGCGTAAGAAAAGAATTTTATCGCAGCAAGGAAGACCTTGCTGCACATACATTGAATGATCCCTTTGCCAAACTCAGACATATATTATTGGCCATCGGTTTTACGGAGTGGGAACTGGAGCTGATAGAAACAGAAGCCATTTGCAAAGTGGCACAGGATTTTGAAAAAGCGATGCAGGCAGAAGAGCCTTTACCCGGCACTGTTACGGATCATGTATTCGCACCAACGATGGTAACAAAAGAAACTGGTGAGAGAACACCCGCAGGCGGAGAAAAAGTGATGATGGTTGATGCGGCACTGCATGCGGTGGAAGAGATCATGGAAAAATACCCCGAAGCGATTTTGTATGGTCAGGATGTAGGCGCCCGCCTTGGAGGCGTTTTCAGAGAGGCGGCTACACTGGGAGAAAAATTCGGCGCGCACAGGGTATTCAATACAGCTATACAGGAAGCGTATATCGCAGGCTCTACTGCCGGACTATCGGCCCTTGGCCTGAAACCTATAGTGGAAGTACAGTTCGCCGATTATATCTATCCTGCTTTGAACCAACTGGTGACTGAATTGTCGAAATCCTGTTACCTCACCAATGGCAAGTTCCCCGTACAAATGGTTTTGCGCGTACCCATTGGAGCTTATGGAGGTGGCGGACCATATCATAGTGGCAGCATTGAGAGTACCCTGCTTAGCATCAAGGGTATCAAAGTAGCTTATCCGTCGAACGCCGCCGATATGAAAGGATTGATGAAAGCTGCCTTTCTTGATCCCAACCCCGTTATTATGCTCGAGCACAAAGGCTTGTACTGGAGTAAAGTGCCCGGAACAGAAGAAGCCCGTACCATTGAGCCGGATAAGGATTATATTTTACCATTGGGCCAGGCCAGCCTGGTGTTACAAGCCAACACAGATAAGATACAACAAGGAGAAACGGTTTGTATCATCACTTATGGCATGGGTGTTTACTGGGCAAAGGCAGCCGCAGAAAAATACCCCGGACAGGTAGAAGTGATGGACCTGCGTACACTGTATCCACTGGATGAAAAAGCAGTGTATGAACTGGTACAAAAGCATGGTAAAGTATTGGTATTAACCGAAGAACAACAGTCTCATTCATTTGCCGAATCACTGGCCCTGCGTATCTATAACCATTGCTACCATTTCCTGGATGCCAGGATTGAAGTACTGGGGGCGCTGGATTTGCCGGCAGTACCCATCAACCTTGCAATGGAAGCCGAAATGTTGCCCAGCCCGGCCAAAGTGGCGGAAAGAATTGCCAAACTTTTGCAGTCTTAG
- a CDS encoding fumarylacetoacetate hydrolase family protein translates to MKIFCVGRNYAEHAKELNNSIPDEPVLFMKPKTALLQPNIPFYYPEFSNELHYEAELVLRISKNGRYVSEKHAARYYDAVTVGIDFTARDIQNELKKKGLPWEKAKSWDYSAVIGTWVPLQPEMLKNPLLFSLKKNKEIVQSGSSVDMLFSFEQIVANISHYFSLNIGDLVFTGTPAGVGECVVGDLLEGYLGEQQMFTLEVK, encoded by the coding sequence ATGAAGATTTTTTGCGTAGGCAGAAATTATGCCGAGCATGCAAAAGAACTGAACAATTCCATTCCGGATGAACCGGTTCTTTTTATGAAACCCAAAACAGCACTCCTACAACCTAATATCCCTTTTTATTACCCTGAGTTTTCAAATGAGCTTCACTACGAAGCAGAGCTGGTATTGCGCATCTCGAAGAATGGCAGGTATGTATCTGAGAAACATGCGGCGCGTTATTATGATGCCGTAACCGTAGGTATTGATTTTACTGCCCGCGATATACAAAATGAACTGAAGAAAAAAGGCCTGCCCTGGGAAAAAGCCAAGTCCTGGGACTATTCTGCCGTGATCGGAACCTGGGTACCGCTGCAACCCGAAATGCTCAAAAACCCCTTGCTCTTCTCGCTTAAAAAGAACAAAGAAATTGTACAGTCCGGCTCCTCGGTCGATATGTTGTTTTCATTCGAACAGATCGTAGCCAATATCTCTCATTATTTCTCACTCAACATAGGCGATCTGGTTTTTACAGGCACCCCCGCAGGAGTAGGCGAATGCGTGGTAGGAGACCTGCTGGAAGGATACCTGGGCGAACAGCAAATGTTCACGCTCGAGGTAAAATAA
- the pth gene encoding aminoacyl-tRNA hydrolase, with amino-acid sequence MNQFLIVGLGNIGAEYHHTRHNIGFDVVSAFVLKHGGLFQTGRLAEVAEVKWKGRQFTCIKPTTYMNLSGKAFKYWLDKEKITLDATLTIVDDLALPLSRLRLRGSGSDAGHNGLRDIQLTLGTDQYPKLRFGIGNDFPRGRQVEFVLGRWDSVEIPIVEQKIAKCVEAIEQFATVGLEKTMNLLNNLAFK; translated from the coding sequence ATGAATCAATTTCTGATTGTTGGACTGGGAAATATTGGTGCGGAGTATCATCATACCCGGCATAATATAGGATTCGATGTGGTCTCGGCCTTCGTGCTGAAGCATGGCGGCCTTTTTCAGACCGGCCGGTTGGCAGAAGTAGCTGAAGTCAAATGGAAGGGACGACAGTTCACCTGCATCAAACCCACCACTTACATGAACCTGAGTGGCAAGGCATTTAAATATTGGCTCGATAAAGAAAAGATAACACTGGACGCTACCCTGACCATTGTAGACGACCTGGCCCTGCCATTGAGCAGGCTGCGCCTGAGGGGCAGCGGCTCAGATGCCGGGCATAACGGGCTCAGGGATATACAGCTCACACTCGGTACCGACCAATACCCTAAATTACGGTTTGGAATAGGGAATGACTTTCCCAGGGGCAGGCAGGTGGAGTTCGTTTTGGGCAGGTGGGATTCAGTGGAAATACCCATCGTAGAACAGAAAATTGCCAAGTGTGTAGAAGCCATCGAACAGTTCGCAACAGTGGGTTTGGAAAAGACGATGAATCTGTTAAATAATTTGGCATTCAAGTAA
- a CDS encoding 50S ribosomal protein L25: MKTITIEGQLRTDYGKKAARQIRSQENVPGVIYGGAQEINFYASAKAFKPLVYTGEFQLAEVKVDGKAYKCILKDLQFDKVDDSLTHVDLLELVDNKKVVATLPLKFVGTSAGVKAGGKLVTKMKSLKVKALPKDLKETINVDITSLELNGNIRVEDVKAENMEILNSPRIPIASVVMTRQLKQEEATAVKEEKKK; the protein is encoded by the coding sequence ATGAAAACGATTACAATCGAAGGACAACTGAGGACCGATTATGGCAAAAAAGCCGCCCGTCAGATTCGCTCTCAGGAAAACGTGCCAGGTGTAATTTACGGGGGTGCGCAGGAGATCAATTTTTATGCTTCTGCTAAGGCTTTCAAGCCTTTGGTATACACCGGTGAATTCCAATTGGCCGAAGTAAAAGTAGACGGCAAAGCGTACAAATGTATCCTGAAAGACCTGCAGTTCGACAAAGTAGATGATTCCCTGACACATGTTGACCTGCTGGAACTGGTAGATAACAAGAAAGTGGTTGCCACACTGCCGCTGAAATTTGTAGGTACTTCTGCAGGCGTGAAAGCCGGTGGTAAACTGGTAACCAAAATGAAGTCTTTGAAAGTAAAAGCTTTACCCAAAGACCTGAAAGAAACCATCAATGTAGACATTACCAGCCTCGAATTGAATGGTAACATCCGCGTTGAAGATGTAAAAGCAGAGAATATGGAAATATTGAACTCACCCCGTATTCCCATCGCTTCTGTAGTAATGACCCGTCAACTGAAACAGGAAGAAGCTACAGCAGTAAAAGAAGAAAAGAAGAAATAG
- a CDS encoding ribose-phosphate pyrophosphokinase — MNPSVKIFSGTGSQQLAEKIAQRFGAPIGKINIQKFSDGEFQPIFLESIRGDYVFLVQSTFAPTDNLMELLLMIDAAKRASAYKIIAVIPYYGFARQDRKDKPRVAIGSKLIATLLEAAGANRIITMDLHAPQIQAFFDVPVDHLDSSAIFIPYIEQLKLANLTFAAPDVGSTNRVREVASYFNSEMVICDKHRKRANEIASMVVIGDVADRDIVLIDDICDTGGTLAKAAGLLKEKGARSVRALITHPVLSGKAYENIENSVLEELVVCDTIPLKQESRKIKVVSVADLFAIAIRNAYENKSITSLFIHSQLKGRDK; from the coding sequence ATGAACCCTTCCGTTAAGATTTTTTCCGGCACCGGGTCGCAGCAACTGGCAGAAAAAATTGCCCAGCGCTTTGGTGCCCCCATTGGCAAAATCAATATCCAGAAATTCAGCGACGGTGAGTTTCAACCCATTTTCCTCGAAAGCATCCGAGGCGATTATGTGTTCCTTGTGCAGAGTACTTTTGCGCCCACCGATAACCTCATGGAACTGCTGCTGATGATCGATGCGGCTAAAAGAGCCAGCGCTTACAAGATCATAGCAGTTATTCCTTATTACGGTTTCGCGCGGCAGGACCGGAAAGATAAGCCACGTGTGGCAATCGGATCGAAATTAATTGCCACACTTCTAGAGGCGGCCGGGGCCAATAGGATCATTACAATGGACCTGCACGCTCCACAGATACAGGCTTTCTTTGATGTGCCGGTTGACCACCTCGACAGTTCTGCTATCTTCATCCCGTATATTGAACAACTGAAACTTGCCAACCTCACATTCGCAGCGCCGGACGTAGGCAGTACCAACCGGGTACGTGAAGTGGCCAGCTATTTCAATTCGGAAATGGTCATTTGCGATAAACACCGCAAAAGAGCCAACGAGATCGCCAGCATGGTGGTTATCGGTGATGTGGCGGACAGAGACATTGTACTCATTGACGATATCTGCGACACAGGTGGTACACTGGCCAAAGCCGCCGGATTGCTGAAAGAAAAAGGAGCCCGCAGCGTAAGGGCGCTGATTACCCACCCGGTACTCAGCGGAAAAGCCTATGAGAACATCGAAAACAGTGTACTCGAAGAACTGGTGGTATGCGACACCATTCCGCTGAAACAGGAATCCAGGAAGATCAAGGTGGTTTCGGTAGCGGATTTATTTGCGATCGCTATACGTAATGCCTATGAAAATAAGAGTATTACGAGCCTTTTTATACATTCCCAGCTCAAAGGAAGGGATAAATAG
- the radC gene encoding DNA repair protein RadC, whose amino-acid sequence MVKLKIKDWAPAEQPRQKLLLKGAEALTDTELLAILINNGTPGKNVMELCRELLSHVHHDLSLLASLSVKDLQKLQIKGLGEAKAIALAAALELGIRRNMAASFRPRVKQSADIAHYLRARLEHRKKEAFAVVCLNNSNKILRFEIVSEGGVTGTVADPRVVLKKALEYDATSIILCHNHPSGNLRPSTADETLTQKIKAAAACLDIRLLDHIIVSNEGYFSFADEGLLR is encoded by the coding sequence ATGGTGAAATTAAAAATCAAGGACTGGGCGCCTGCCGAACAACCGCGCCAGAAGCTGCTCCTGAAGGGTGCCGAAGCCCTTACAGACACGGAATTACTGGCCATCCTGATCAACAATGGTACTCCTGGAAAAAATGTGATGGAGCTTTGCCGGGAATTATTGTCCCATGTGCACCATGATCTCTCTTTACTGGCCAGCCTGTCTGTAAAGGATCTCCAAAAACTGCAGATTAAGGGCTTGGGGGAAGCCAAAGCCATTGCACTGGCTGCGGCTTTGGAATTGGGTATCCGGCGCAATATGGCCGCCAGCTTCAGGCCCCGGGTGAAACAGAGCGCAGATATAGCCCATTACCTGCGGGCCAGGCTGGAACACCGTAAAAAAGAAGCCTTTGCTGTAGTGTGCCTCAACAACAGCAATAAAATATTGCGTTTTGAGATTGTTAGTGAGGGCGGCGTCACCGGCACCGTTGCCGATCCACGGGTTGTTTTAAAAAAAGCCCTGGAATACGACGCTACCAGTATCATTCTTTGCCACAATCATCCCAGTGGCAACCTTCGTCCCAGTACGGCCGACGAAACGCTGACGCAGAAAATAAAAGCTGCGGCCGCTTGTCTCGACATACGGTTGCTGGATCACATCATTGTAAGCAATGAGGGGTATTTCAGTTTTGCCGATGAGGGGTTGCTGCGTTAA
- a CDS encoding DUF3467 domain-containing protein: protein MDQQPPNQLNIEISEETAEGSYANLAIITHSNAEFVIDFVNVMPGTPKSRVKSRIIFTPMHAKRFMKALEENIERFEAANGPIKDLEHIEIPMNFGGPNAQA, encoded by the coding sequence ATGGACCAACAACCACCCAACCAATTGAATATCGAGATCAGTGAAGAAACGGCAGAAGGTTCTTATGCCAACCTGGCCATCATCACCCACAGCAATGCCGAATTCGTGATCGATTTTGTGAACGTAATGCCGGGTACTCCCAAAAGCCGGGTGAAATCCAGGATCATTTTTACGCCCATGCATGCCAAACGCTTTATGAAAGCGCTGGAGGAAAATATCGAAAGGTTCGAAGCGGCCAACGGCCCCATTAAAGACCTGGAACATATTGAGATTCCCATGAACTTCGGTGGCCCCAACGCCCAGGCTTAA
- a CDS encoding SusD/RagB family nutrient-binding outer membrane lipoprotein: MTKKINKIILMLGLGSTLIGSTGCFKQLGDYGKMNSNPNATTSPVTSALLTNVLVTLNGGVWDEGGFRTVNGLYAQYFSETQYTDASRYARPTTNFDGFYSGPIYDLQNIINYNSDPATAAIAAANGSNKNQIAIARILKAYYFWTITDTWGDIPYSQALKGVGAIPYDGQDAIYKDLLKELKEAVAQFENSAIPFKGDILYGGNTAGWKKFANSLRLFIALRMSKADPTTGKTEFAAALADPAGVIDAASDNAKLTAPGGTYTNPFYDYYVVVQRKDYAVSKTIMDILSSNNDERINAFASSTVGFPYGLTRADAVSFANANVNYARILEPTRRKETTPIVLVASEQVKLARAEAAALGWTAENMITLYNGGIQDSWTRWGVYDATKFAAYIAQPNILLGVNNIQKIALQKWLAYYPDGTQGFAEWRRNGVPALVPAPGLTSIPRRTPYGPNEPQLNPVNYAAAAAKYTDASGPDSQYGKVWWDK, encoded by the coding sequence ATGACTAAGAAAATAAATAAAATTATATTGATGTTGGGACTGGGTTCAACACTCATTGGCTCAACCGGTTGTTTCAAGCAGTTGGGAGATTATGGAAAAATGAATAGTAACCCCAATGCGACTACCTCGCCTGTTACTTCCGCCCTGCTAACCAATGTATTGGTTACCTTGAACGGTGGTGTTTGGGACGAGGGTGGTTTTAGAACAGTGAATGGATTGTATGCACAGTACTTTTCAGAAACACAGTACACCGATGCGTCGCGTTATGCAAGACCTACGACTAATTTTGATGGTTTTTATTCCGGTCCTATTTACGACCTGCAAAATATCATCAATTATAATTCAGACCCTGCAACAGCAGCAATAGCGGCAGCAAACGGTTCCAACAAGAATCAGATTGCTATTGCGCGCATCCTGAAAGCTTACTATTTCTGGACTATTACAGATACCTGGGGTGATATTCCTTACAGCCAGGCATTGAAAGGAGTAGGCGCAATCCCTTATGATGGGCAAGATGCGATCTATAAGGACCTGTTGAAGGAGTTGAAGGAAGCAGTAGCCCAGTTTGAAAATTCTGCTATACCTTTTAAAGGTGATATCCTTTATGGTGGCAACACTGCCGGCTGGAAAAAATTTGCCAACTCACTTCGTTTATTCATTGCGTTGCGTATGTCAAAAGCCGATCCGACAACAGGTAAAACGGAGTTTGCAGCTGCCCTGGCAGATCCTGCTGGTGTAATAGATGCAGCATCTGATAACGCCAAGCTGACTGCCCCCGGTGGTACTTACACGAACCCATTTTATGACTATTATGTAGTGGTACAGCGGAAAGACTATGCCGTGAGCAAAACCATAATGGATATTCTTTCATCTAACAACGATGAGCGCATTAATGCTTTTGCTTCATCCACTGTTGGGTTCCCTTATGGACTGACAAGAGCTGATGCGGTTAGTTTTGCTAATGCCAATGTGAACTATGCAAGGATTCTTGAGCCTACACGCAGGAAAGAAACTACTCCCATCGTACTGGTTGCATCTGAACAGGTGAAACTGGCGAGGGCAGAAGCTGCTGCTCTGGGATGGACAGCAGAGAACATGATTACATTATACAATGGCGGTATTCAGGATAGCTGGACAAGATGGGGTGTGTATGATGCTACTAAATTTGCTGCATACATAGCGCAACCCAATATTTTACTGGGTGTAAACAACATACAGAAAATTGCTCTGCAAAAATGGCTGGCCTATTATCCTGATGGAACACAAGGCTTTGCAGAATGGCGCAGGAATGGTGTGCCGGCTTTAGTACCTGCACCCGGACTGACAAGCATTCCCAGAAGGACACCTTATGGTCCGAATGAACCACAACTAAACCCTGTGAATTATGCAGCAGCAGCTGCTAAGTATACTGATGCATCGGGCCCCGATTCTCAGTACGGTAAGGTTTGGTGGGATAAATAA